In Chanodichthys erythropterus isolate Z2021 chromosome 9, ASM2448905v1, whole genome shotgun sequence, a genomic segment contains:
- the selenop gene encoding selenoprotein Pa isoform X2, whose product MWKALSLTLALCLLAGCSAESETDGARCKLPPVWKVGEVEPMKNALGHVTVVAYLQASULFCLEQASKFNDLLLKLEKQGYVNITYMVVNNRDERSQNLHHLLNERLINITLYAQDLSQPDVWQTVNAEKDDILVYDRCGRLTYHLSLPYTILSHPHVEEAITHTYCDGICGECNVESSLQLEECKKTTDVNTPTEEEQHHSHHGHHEHGHHEHHHGSAERHRHGGHHHHHHGQQQVDVGQQILTQIDFGQVAVEQPVMKRPUAKHTRUKVQYSUQQGADSPVTSUCUHURQLFHGEGNGRVAGLUHCEEALPASURUQGLKVQDNNIRETUQURPAPPAEUELSQTTUAUPAGDAS is encoded by the exons ATGTGGAAGGCGCTCAGCCTTACCTTGGCTCTCTGCCTGCTGGCGGGTTGCAGCGCAGAGAGCGAGACTGATGGAGCCCGCTGCAAACTTCCTCCTGTGTGGAAGGTTGGGGAGGTTGAGCCCATGAAGAACGCTCTTGGACATGTGACAGTGGTGGCTTACCTACAGGCCAGCTGACTGTTCTGCTTGGAGCAAGCATCAAA GTTCAATGACTTGCTCCTGAAGTTGGAGAAACAAGGTTATGTTAATATAACCTACATGGTGGTAAACAACCGAGATGAACGGTCCCAAAACCTGCACCACTTGCTCAATGAAAGGCTGATAAATATCACCCTTTACGCCCAAGACCTCAGCCAGCCGGATGTCTGGCAGACAGTGAATGCTGAGAAAGATGACATTTTGGTCTATGACAG GTGCGGCCGACTCACTTACCATCTGTCTCTTCCCTACACCATCCTGAGCCACCCACATGTGGAGGAGGCTATAACACATACCTATTGTGATGGTATTTGTGGAGAGTGCAACGTAGAG AGTTCACTGCAACTTGAAGAGTGCAAGAAAACCACAGATGTGAATACACCAACAGAGGAAGAACAGCATCACAGTCATCATGGTCATCACGAACATGGTCATCACGAGCATCACCACGGCAGTGCAGAAAGGCATAGGCATGGTGGCCATCATCACCACCACCACGGCCAACAACAGGTTGATGTGGGTCAGCAGATCCTGACCCAGATTGACTTTGGTCAGGTAGCCGTTGAACAACCAGTCATGAAACGGCCTTGAGCTAAGCACACTAGGTGAAAAGTCCAGTACAGCTGACAGCAGGGGGCAGATTCTCCTGTCACCAGCTGATGCTGACACTGACGACAGCTCTTTCACGGGGAGGGCAATGGGCGCGTGGCAGGCCTCTGACACTGTGAGGAGGCTCTTCCAGCCTCCTGACGCTGACAGGGTCTGAAGGTGCAGGACAACAACATCAGGGAGACCTGACAGTGACGTCCCGCCCCCCCAGCTGAATGAGAGCTGTCGCAAACAACCTGAGCCTGACCAGCAGGGGATGCGAGTTGA
- the selenop gene encoding selenoprotein Pa isoform X1: MWKALSLTLALCLLAGCSAESETDGARCKLPPVWKVGEVEPMKNALGHVTVVAYLQASULFCLEQASKFNDLLLKLEKQGYVNITYMVVNNRDERSQNLHHLLNERLINITLYAQDLSQPDVWQTVNAEKDDILVYDRCGRLTYHLSLPYTILSHPHVEEAITHTYCDGICGECNVESSLQLEECKKTTDVNTPTEEEQHHSHHGHHEHGHHEHHHGSAERHRHGGHHHHHHGQQQVDVGQQILTQIDFGQVAVEQPVMKRPUAKHTRUKVQYSUQQGADSPVTSUCUHURQLFHGEGNGRVAGLUHCEEALPASURUQGLKVQDNNIRETUQURPAPPAEUELSQTTUAUPAGDASUVUQEK; this comes from the exons ATGTGGAAGGCGCTCAGCCTTACCTTGGCTCTCTGCCTGCTGGCGGGTTGCAGCGCAGAGAGCGAGACTGATGGAGCCCGCTGCAAACTTCCTCCTGTGTGGAAGGTTGGGGAGGTTGAGCCCATGAAGAACGCTCTTGGACATGTGACAGTGGTGGCTTACCTACAGGCCAGCTGACTGTTCTGCTTGGAGCAAGCATCAAA GTTCAATGACTTGCTCCTGAAGTTGGAGAAACAAGGTTATGTTAATATAACCTACATGGTGGTAAACAACCGAGATGAACGGTCCCAAAACCTGCACCACTTGCTCAATGAAAGGCTGATAAATATCACCCTTTACGCCCAAGACCTCAGCCAGCCGGATGTCTGGCAGACAGTGAATGCTGAGAAAGATGACATTTTGGTCTATGACAG GTGCGGCCGACTCACTTACCATCTGTCTCTTCCCTACACCATCCTGAGCCACCCACATGTGGAGGAGGCTATAACACATACCTATTGTGATGGTATTTGTGGAGAGTGCAACGTAGAG AGTTCACTGCAACTTGAAGAGTGCAAGAAAACCACAGATGTGAATACACCAACAGAGGAAGAACAGCATCACAGTCATCATGGTCATCACGAACATGGTCATCACGAGCATCACCACGGCAGTGCAGAAAGGCATAGGCATGGTGGCCATCATCACCACCACCACGGCCAACAACAGGTTGATGTGGGTCAGCAGATCCTGACCCAGATTGACTTTGGTCAGGTAGCCGTTGAACAACCAGTCATGAAACGGCCTTGAGCTAAGCACACTAGGTGAAAAGTCCAGTACAGCTGACAGCAGGGGGCAGATTCTCCTGTCACCAGCTGATGCTGACACTGACGACAGCTCTTTCACGGGGAGGGCAATGGGCGCGTGGCAGGCCTCTGACACTGTGAGGAGGCTCTTCCAGCCTCCTGACGCTGACAGGGTCTGAAGGTGCAGGACAACAACATCAGGGAGACCTGACAGTGACGTCCCGCCCCCCCAGCTGAATGAGAGCTGTCGCAAACAACCTGAGCCTGACCAGCAGGGGATGCGAGTTGAGTATGACAAGAGAAGTAA